In the Bacillota bacterium genome, one interval contains:
- the rpoN gene encoding RNA polymerase factor sigma-54, producing the protein MGVAHSLVLEQTQKLIMTQELCQAIAILQMPTQELLTYVQEQLEENPLLELEEDDSQPELPEAEPDWAEYFRDTSDLGFVPRTNFSREGPAWDNFLSREQTLAEHLLADWRLVARTPEEKQMGQFIIGCLDGYGYLRLSIAEIADQLRQSRAKVLRIVKAIQQLEPKGVGARSLEECLLIQAESLGCLTPEIRQVILYYLPDLAEGRLGRIAQELNLSLLQVQAIRDFIRTLDPKPGRQYSDGDQVHYIAPDITVQKVGDEYVILVNDAVGNRLHVSNHYRRILTSPEDVDGQTKRYVETKLNSAVWLIRSIEQRRLTIYRIVETLLRLQRPFFDYGVRHLRPLTLREVAVEIDVHESTVSRATANKYIQTPHGVFPLRVLFDSGVESANGKGAAAESVKRLLADLVSQEDPYKPYSDQQLSELLARRGISVSRRTVAKYRQEANIPSSGCRRRY; encoded by the coding sequence ATGGGTGTGGCACATAGCCTTGTTCTGGAGCAAACCCAAAAACTGATCATGACCCAGGAACTGTGCCAAGCTATTGCCATTTTGCAGATGCCGACCCAAGAACTGCTGACATATGTTCAAGAACAACTGGAAGAAAATCCACTCCTGGAGTTGGAAGAAGACGACTCCCAGCCAGAGCTGCCGGAGGCTGAGCCGGATTGGGCCGAGTATTTTCGCGATACCAGTGATCTCGGCTTTGTACCCAGGACTAACTTCTCCCGGGAAGGGCCTGCCTGGGACAATTTCCTCAGCCGTGAACAGACATTGGCCGAACACTTGCTGGCTGATTGGAGACTGGTGGCCCGAACCCCGGAAGAGAAACAAATGGGCCAGTTTATTATCGGCTGTTTGGACGGATATGGCTATTTGCGCTTGAGTATAGCCGAAATTGCCGACCAACTGCGGCAATCGCGAGCCAAGGTTTTACGAATTGTTAAGGCTATTCAACAGTTGGAACCCAAAGGAGTGGGAGCCAGAAGCCTCGAGGAATGCCTACTGATTCAAGCCGAATCCCTGGGCTGCCTGACACCGGAGATACGGCAGGTTATTCTTTACTATTTGCCTGATTTGGCCGAGGGCAGATTGGGACGCATAGCCCAGGAGCTGAATTTGTCGCTGCTGCAGGTGCAGGCCATCCGCGATTTTATCCGAACTTTAGATCCTAAACCCGGTCGTCAATACAGTGACGGCGACCAAGTTCATTACATTGCCCCGGACATCACGGTGCAGAAGGTAGGAGACGAATATGTGATCCTGGTGAACGATGCGGTGGGCAATAGGCTTCATGTGAGCAATCATTACCGTCGTATCCTAACTAGTCCTGAAGACGTGGACGGTCAGACCAAGAGATATGTGGAGACCAAGCTCAATTCAGCGGTCTGGCTTATTCGCAGTATTGAACAGCGACGATTGACCATCTATCGAATTGTAGAAACATTGCTCCGGTTGCAACGTCCGTTTTTCGATTACGGGGTCCGCCACTTACGCCCGCTAACGCTGCGGGAGGTGGCAGTGGAAATAGATGTCCATGAATCCACGGTCAGTCGGGCTACGGCCAATAAATATATCCAGACTCCCCATGGAGTCTTTCCGCTACGGGTATTGTTCGACAGCGGGGTCGAAAGTGCCAACGGTAAAGGCGCAGCAGCCGAATCGGTGAAGCGGCTGCTGGCCGATTTGGTGAGTCAGGAAGATCCCTATAAACCTTACAGCGATCAACAGTTGTCCGAGCTACTGGCTCGTCGGGGTATCAGCGTGTCACGCCGGACAGTGGCCAAGTATCGTCAGGAAGCCAATATCCCGTCCTCAGGCTGCCGGCGTCGCTATTAA